DNA from Bordetella genomosp. 13:
ACCTGGACGGCGCCAACATGAACGCCATGGTCGGCGTGGCCCGGCCGGGCAAGTTCGGTTCCGACGTCTCGCACCTGAACCTGCACAAGACCTTCTGCATTCCGCACGGCGGCGGCGGCCCGGGCGTCGGGCCGGTGGCGGTGCGCGCGCACCTGGCGCCGTACCTGCCCGGCGTGCTGAACGAGCAGGGGCGCCTGCCCGCCGAGGCGCACGTCGGCCCGGTGTCGGCCGCGCCGTACGGCTCGGCCGGCATCCTGCCCATTCCGTACGTGTACATCGCGCTGATGGGCGCCGACGGCCTGAAGCGCGCCACGGAAGTGGCCATCCTCAACGCCAACTACGTGGCCACGCGCCTGGCGGGACACTATCCCGTGCTGTACGCCGGCCGCAACGGCCGCGTCGCGCACGAATGCATCCTGGACGTGCGTCCGCTGAAGGAGACCAGCGGCGTGTCGGCCGAGGACATCGCCAAGCGACTGATGGACTACGGCTTCCACGCGCCTACCATGAGTTTCCCGGTGGCCGGCACGCTGATGATCGAGCCGACCGAGTCCGAGGGCCTGGCCGAGCTCGACCGCTTCGTCGACGCGATGATTGCCATCCGCGAAGAGATCGCGCAGATCGAGCGCGGCGAACGCGACCGCGACGACAACGTGCTGAAGAACGCGCCGCATACCGCGCAGATGCTGCTGGCCGAGGAATGGCACCACGATTATCCGCGCCAGCAGGCCGCCTATCCGCTGGCCTCGCTGCGCGACGGCAAGTACTGGCCGCCGGTGGCGCGCGTGGACAATGCCTACGGCGATCGCAACCTGGTGTGCTCGTGCCTGCCGATCGAGGCGTACGCCAACTGAAATGACGCGGACCGCCCCGTGGGGCGGCCCGTGTCCGGCAACGCGGGGCCGGCTCGACGCCGGCCCCGCGTTTTTTTACTTGCTCTTGCGCGCGGTGTTCAGCGTCTCGGCGAACTGAGGCACGGTGTCGAAGAACGTCTGCACGAAGGCTTCCACGCCGTCGCGGCCGATGCCGCCGTAGGCGTTGATATCCATCTCCAGCGTGGGCCTGTTGTCCTCGTCGATGTAGGCGCGGGCCCAGCGGTTGCCGCGGTTCCAGTCGTTGATGAGCTTCAGCGGCTCGGGCTTGATCGGCTCGTACACGGCGCGCAGCATCGCGTTCTCGCAGCCGTCGTCCACGTCGCAGCTGGTGAAGAACACGTTGATGCCCGTGGCGCCGCTGTCGGCCGGCTTGACCTCCATTTCGGGCTCGCCGTATTCGTCGGTGCGGGCCTCGTACTCGTAGCCCGCGGCGGTGATCAGGTCGCCGATGGTGTCGTTGGTCAGCATGTGCAGCGTCGAGCTGTCGGCGCCGCCGCTCTCGCCCGAGGCGGATTCAGGCATGCCGAGGTCGGCGTCGTCGCCGTCCATGCCTTCGGGGCCGGCGATGCTGGACAGCAGGCTGTCCACCGGGATCTCCTGGCCGTTCAGCGTGGCCTTGGCGCCGTCGTACACCAGGTCGATGCGCATGTTGTCGCCATCGCTGCGCACGATGCCCATCATCTCGGCCATGCCCGTGGAGGTCTGGATCTCGTCGGCCGCGCGCGTGGCGGCCTCGTCGGGCGCGACGCCCTGGGTGGCCACCAGCACGCGCGCCAGCAGGTCCTGCGCCATCGGCTTGGAGACCACCACGTGGGCCTGCATCGACTTGATGGCCTGGCGCACCAGTTCTTGCACCGGCGCGTCGGCGTCCTTGGGCGGCTGCAGCGCCAGCGTGTAGGTCAGGCGGCTTTCGCCCTTGTCGGTCTTCCACAGCACGGGGTCCACCGTCAGCGTGGGGCCGGCGACCAGCAGGTCGCGCACGTCGGAAACCGAACGCTTCATCAGCTCGGCAGCCGCGGCGTCGTCGGTCTCGCCTCCGGTCGACTGGGCCATCATCGCGTTGACCAGGTCGGTGTACGTGCGGGCCAGTTTTCGGGTCGCATTGCCTTCCAGGTTGGCGAGCTTGATCGTGATCTGTCCGTTGCCCATGTCGGTGGAGCCCACGCTGAGCTTGCCCACCGAGTAGACGGCCTCGCCGTTGATGGTGGTGTCGTTCTCGCCGATCTTCAGGGTGTAGGCCAGGTCGTCCAGCGCTGCCGATACCTGGTCGGCCGGGCCCTGGATGTCGAGGCGCTTGACCTTCATCGACGTGTCGCCCACGGACACGCCGAACTTGCCCAGTCGCGTGTCGACGTGCATGTCCACGCCGTTGATGGCGATCTTGTTCAGTTCTTCGTCGGTGGGGTTCTCGATGCTGAGCGAGTCGATGCGCATCGTGCCCTTGATGCCTTCCTCGGCGCGCCGGTACTCGCCTTCCATGGCGGCCCCGCCGAAGACCAGCGTCGTGCCCTGGTGCTCGACCCTGGCGGCCGCCAGGCCGCCGGTGCCGGTGCTGTCGCCGTTGTAGTGCACCACCGAGTCGCTCCACAGGGGCGCCTTGCCCTGCGTCGCGGCGAACAGCGGCTTGAGCGCCTCGGTCTGGACCAGTTCGGCATGGACGAAGGCCGCACGCGGCAGCAGGTCGCCGCGGGCCAGGGCGCCGCCGGGGAACGGGCCGTGCTGGATGAGGGTGTCGATCTCGACCATGCCGGGCTTCAGCACGATGGGGTCCTCGCCGGGCGCCGCCTGGGGCGCCTGCATGGTCAGCCCATAGCGGGCGCGCGTGGTGAAGAAGCCGCGGTCATAGCTGACCCGCTGCAGCTTGGCCTGATAGCCGGGCACGGCCTCGGCCAGCTTGGCGTTCAGTTCCTGGATCTGGGCCGCTTCTTCGGACTCGAGGCGCTTGCCGGTATACCAGGTGCCCCCCAGCCAGGCCCCCGCGGCCACAACAACCACGCCGGCGATGATCGCCACACCTTTCTTCATCGTTATATACGCTCAGTCGGTTTTGAATGAGGCGGCGCGCGGGTCCTCTCGTGGGCGCTCCGCTGGCGCTGCCGGGCGGCTTCAGCCCGCCGCGAGTATACCGGCGCGGTTCCACGCAAAAGCGTGCCCGCAGTTACCAGCATTGTCAAAATGCAAACGGCCGCGAGCGCCTACATGTCGTCCAGCGGATAGATGGGGCGGCGCACGTGCTGAAAGCGCAGCTGCCCGTAGTCCGAAGTGGTGACTCCCAGCCCGGTGCACGGGATGACCTCGGTGGCCATGTCCTCGAAGCCGGCTCGCCAATGCACCCGGCTTTTCAGCGCCACGTAGCGCTTCTGCGTCGGGTCGATGTCGGCCGACAGCAGGCAGTTGACGTCGAAGGGTTCCTGGTGGCGCGACACGATCACGATCTCGACGCGGCCGGTGTCCAGCACCACCGTCAGGCCGGTGTCGTTGCGCACGCCGCGATACATGGGCCCGCGATTGAGGTACACGCCGTCGAAGACGAGCTTGACGCGGCCGGTCACCGTGAGCGGTGCGCTGTGTTCGCGCAGCGCGGGCATGGGCACTTTGCCGCCGAGCGGCAGCGTCACCGTATGCCCGACGCCTGCCTGCGCCGCCTGCTGTGCGGCCTGCGGATCGCAGATGGCGTAGAACGCGACGTCCTCCAGTTCCTGCCGCAGTATCTCGGCCAGCACCGTCGTGGTGTCCATCGTGCCGCCCGAGCCGGTGTTGTCGTAGTGGTCCAGCAGGATGACCGGGCCTTGCGTCAGCGACTTGGCGCGCGCGATGGCGGGTTCCAGCGGCTCCGGGTGGAACACCCACTGGTCGCGGTGCCGCCACGCGGCATCGAGCAGTTCATCGCGGCATTGCTGCGCCTCGCGCAGATTGGCGTCGGTGCAGACCACGGCGGAGAGGCCGGCTTCGCGTATGTCGGCGTGAGGGAAGCCGGTGAACACCGAGGCGGCGATGATGCCCTGCGCCTCGAGAGTCCTGCAGCGTTCCTGCAGCGACTTGTTGGGATCGGCATGCGTGCCCTGGCACATGATGTGTGGCAGCATGGGCTTGTTGCCCCAGGCCATCACCGGCCGGATCTCGCCGCGCAGCGTGCGAACGATGGCGTCGGCCGCGCGCACGCCCGATTCGCGGATGTCGACGTGCGGGTAGGTGTGGAAGCCGGTGATGACCGTGGCGTGGCGCACCATCTCGTCGTACACGTTGGCGTGCATGTCCAGCGTGACGCCCACGGGCGTGGAAGGATCGATCTCGCGCAGGCGCGCCAGCAGCGTGCCCTCGGCGTCTTCCACGCCCTCGGCCACCATGGCGCCGTGCAGGTCGAGCAGTATGGCGTCGAAGCCGCCTTTGCGGGCTTCATCGAGCATCAGGCCGCACAGCGTCTCGTAGGTGGCGCGGTCGGTGGGCGCGCTGGGCCAGGACTCGGCCGCCACGGGCACCACGATCTCGGCGCCTTCGCGGCGCGCCACCTCGATGTAGCCCCCCAGGCCGCTGTCGGTGCCTTCGTAGGCGCGGATGGCGCGCTCGCCGGACAGGATCTCGGGATTGCCCCGGAAGAACCGCGAAAGAGGCGTGGACACCGGCGAGAAGGTGTTCGTCTCGTGCTTGATCATTGCCAACAGCCAACGCATCGTATCTCTCCTGAGCGATGTGGCGGACATGCGCCCGCCCTCGCGCGCCGCAAGCCGCAGCCGGCCTGCCGGTCGGGGCCGCGGGTACGCGGGCGTGCCGCGCATCCGCGGCACAAGCCATTATCCGGCGCGCGGCAGCGGCCGGAAATTGCGGAAATCCCAGCCGCGCCCCGGGGCCGCCTCTAGCAGGGCGCGCGTGTACTCGTGGCGGGGACGGGTCAGCACGGTGCCGGCCGGGCCGGCCTCGACCACGCGCCCGCGCAGCATCACCGCGATGGAGTCGCAGATCTGCGCCGCCACGCGCAGATCGTGCGTGATGAACAACACCGCGATGCCGGTGCGCTGGCGCACCGCTTGCAGCAAGTCCAGGACCTGGGCCTGCACCGACACGTCGAGCGCGGACACGGCCTCGTCGGCCACCAGCACCTCGGGTTCCATCACCAGCGCCCGCGCGATGCACAGGCGCTGGCGCTGGCCGCCGGAGAACTGGTGGGGATAGCGGCGCAGGGCGTCCGGCCCCATGCCCACCACGCCCAGCATCTCGATGGCGCGCGCCTGCGCCTGGCCGCGGGGCACGCCGAAGTTCAGCAGGCCCTCGATCAGCGATTCGCCGACGATGCGCCGCGGGTTGAGCGAGCGATACGGGTCCTGGAACACGATCTGCACGCGTCTGCGCAGCGGCCTCAGCGCCGAACCGGACAGGCCCGCGATGTCGGTGCCAGTCATCAGCATGGCGCCCGAGGTCGGTTCGATCAGCCGCACGATGCAGCGCGCCACGGTGGACTTGCCGGAACCCGACTCGCCCACCAGCCCCAGTATCTCGCCGCGGCGCAGCGTCAGGTCGACGTCGGTGGCGGCGGCCACGACGCGCGCGCCGCGCCATGGAAGGCGGCGCTCGGCATAGTTGCGGCCCAGTCCGCGCACCTGCAGCACCGGGTCGCCCTGCGGCGCGGGCCGCTGCGCCGGCACCAGGCTGGGCACGGAAGACACCAGGCGACGCGTGTAGTGGTGCCGGGGGCGCGCCAGGATGTCGTCGCGCGTGCCCGTCTCGATCAGCTCGCCGCGATTCATCACGGCGATGCGGTCGGCGATCTCGGCCACCACGCCGAAGTCGTGCGTGATGAACAGCACGGCCGTGCCGTGCCTGCGCTGCAGTTCGCCGATCAGCGCCAGGATCTGCCGCTGCGTGGTGACGTCCAGCGCCGTGGTGGGCTCGTCGGCGATCAGCAGCGCGGGCTCGAGGATCAGCGCCATGGCGATCACGATGCGCTGGCGCTGTCCGCCGGACAACTGGTGCGGATAGGCGTCGTAGATGCGCTGCGCATCCGACAGGTGCACGGACCGGAACATCTCGAGCACGCGCGCGCGCCGCTCGGCGCGCGGCATGCGGCGATGCAGGCGCAGCACCTCGTCCACCTGGCGGCCCACGCGATGCACGGGGTTCAGTGCGGTCATGGGTTCCTGGAACACCATGGCCATGCGCGTGGCGCGCAGTTCGCGCAGGCGCCGCGCGTTGGCCGCCAGCACGTCCTCGCCGTCCAGGCTTGCGCTGCCGCCGCTTGCGCGCAGCGCGCCTTGCGGCAGCAGGCCCATCACCGCAAGCGCCGTCACCGACTTGCCCGAACCCGATTCGCCCACGACGCAGACGGTCTCGCCGGCGTGGACGTCCAGCCCGATGCCGCGCACCACGCGTTCACCGGTGGCCGAGACCTGCACCGTGAGGTCGCGCAGGGACAGCACGGGCGAGCGCTCGGCCTTGCCCGGTTGCGTGTCCGCATGCGTGCCGTTGCCGGGGCTCATGTCCGTCGCTCCGTGCGCGGATCGAGCGCGTCGCGCAGCGCGTCGCCCAGGATGTTGACGCTGAGCACCGTCAGCGACAGGAACAGGCCGGGAAAGAGGATGAGCCCGGGCAGGATGCGGAAGAACACGCGCCCCTCGGACATGATGTTGCCCCACGATGGAATCTCGGGCGGTATTCCCGCGCCCAGGAAACTGAGGATGGCCTCGGTCAGCATGGCCGAGGCGAACACGTAGGTGGCCTGTACCGTCAGCGGCGCCAGCGTGGCCGGCAGCAGATGGCGCCACGCCAGCAGCGGCAGCGGCGTGCCCAGCGCCAGCGCGGCCTCGACATAGGGTTCCGTACGCACGCTGAGGATCTGCCCTCGCACCAGGCGCACCACGCGCGGAATCTCCGGCAGCGTAATGGCCACCATCACGGTGGTCAGGCTGGCGCCGGACACAGATACCAGCGCGATGGCCAGCAGGATGCCCGGAATCGCCATCAGCGCGTCCATGGTGCGCATGATCAGGCCGTCCAGCCAGTGGAACCAGCCGGCCAGCAGGCCCAGCACCAGGCCCGCGGCCACGCTGGCCAGCGACGCGCCCAGTCCCGCCACCAGCGACACGCGCGCGCCGTATGCCACGCGCGACCACAGGTCGCGGCCGAAGGCGTCCGTGCCCAGCAGGAAATCGCCGAACGGCGGCTTCAGCCGCGAGCCGGGCGCGATGGCCGTGGGATCCACGGTGCCCAGCCAGGGGGCCGCCAGCGCCATCACGATCATCGACGCCAGCACCACCACCGCCAGCATGGCCGGCGCGCCGCGCAGTTCGCGGTGCACCCGCGCCCAGGCGCCCGCTGCGGACGGACCGGCGGCCAACGGCATGGGAGACACGGTATCGCGCAGCGGCATCGCGTCAGTACCGGATGCGCGGGTCGAAGGCCGCGTAGGCGCAATCGACCGCAAGGTTGACCAGCACGTACACCGCCGCGAAGAACAGCGTCAGCCCCTGGATGACGGGGTAATCGCGCGCCAGCACCGCCTCGACGACCAGCCGGCCCAGCCCCGGAATGTTGAAGACCGATTCGGTGACGACCACGCCGCTGATCAGCATCGCGATGCCCAGTCCCACCACGGTGGCGATGGGCACCGCCGCATTGCGCAGCGCATGGCCCAGCAGCACGCCGGTCTCGCCGCGGCCCTTGGCGCGTGCGGTGCGGATGAAGTCCTCGCCCATGACCTCGATGACGCTGGTGCGCGTGATGCGCGCGATCAGCGCCACATAGACGGTGGACAGCGCCAGCGCGGGCAGCACCAGCCGGTGCAGCCAGGACCGGAGCCCGCCGGACATGGGCGCGTAGCCCTGTACGTTGAACCAGTCCAGCTCGATGGCAAACAGCCAGATCAGCGCATACCCGGTGACGAACACGGGCACCGAGAAGCCGAGCACCGAGAAGCCCATGACGGCGCGGTCCAGCAGCCTGCCCTGCCGCCATGCGGCCAGCACGCCCAGCGGTATCGCGACCGCCAGCGTGAATGCCAGCGTCAGCGCGCCCAGGCTCAGTGTGGGTTCGAGCCGCCGGGCGATCAGCTGCGCCACGGGCACGCCCGACATCAGCGAGGTGCCCACGTCGCCGCGCAGCAGCCCGCCGCCCCAGATGAAGAACTGCTGGAACAGGGGGCGGTCCAGCCCCATGGCCTGGCGGATCTGCGCGACGCGCTCGGGCGTGGCGGCATCGCCGGCCATGACGATGGCGGGATCGCCAGGGCTGAGCCGCAGGATGGCGAACACGAGCACCGCCACCATCGCCAGCACGGGGACGGTGGCCAGCAGCCTTCGCAGGATGAAGGACAGCATGGTACGGCTCAGGGGGCCTTGGTGACGTTCCAGAAGGCGAACACCGGCGCGCGCAGCAGCCCGCTGAGTTTGGTGGAGTACACGGTGGGCACCGACATCTGCCCCAGCGGCACGTACAGGCCTTCGTCGATGCCGATGCGCTGCAGCTCGTCTGCGATGCGCTTCTGTTCGGCGGGGTCGGCGCTGAGCGCGAAGCGGGTGCGCAGTTCCTCGACCTGCGGCAGGTCGGGCCAGCCGAACCAGGCGTTGTCCCCGTTGGCCGCGGCGGGCGCGGAGCGCACCGGGTCCATGATGTCGGTGGCGTACCAATTGGTGTTGTGGATGTTCCAGCCGCCCTGGGCCGGCGCGGCCTTCGAGGCGCGGCGCGTGGCCACGGTCTGCCAGTCCATGGCGGCCAGCGTGACGTTGAAGCCGGCTGCGCGCAGCGCCTGCGCCATCACGACCGGCTGAGGGTTGAGCGTGCCCAGGTCGGTGGCCTGCATGACCAGCACGGGCGTGTTGTCGTAGCCGGCCTCTTTCAGCAGCGCGCGGGCGCGCTCGATGTTGGAGGGCACCACCATCTCGCTGCCCGCGCTGCTTTCGAACGGCATGCCGCAGCCCCACAGCGAGGCGCAGGTGTGCCAGTACTTGGGATTGCCCACCAGCGCCTTCATCACGTCTTCCTGGCCGATGGCGTACATGGCCGCCTGGCGGATCTTCTTGTTGTCGAAGGGCGGCTGCTTGAAATTGAACCGGTACATCACGTAGTAGCTGACCGGGCTGAGCGTCTCTTCCTTCAGGTCGGGGTTGCCCTGCACGAGCGGCAGCAGGTCATAGGGGAACTGCTCGACGAAATCGATCTCGCCGCCCAGCAGCGCGTTGGCCGCGGTCAGCGCGTCGGGCATCACTTCCCAGACGACCTTGTCCACCTTCACGACCTTGCCGCCGGCCATGGCGCTGGCGGGCTCGGACCGCGGCGCGTAGTCGGGGTTCTTCACGTACACCGTGCGCACGCCCGGATTGAACTCGGCCACCTTGAAGGGGCCGGAGCCCGTCATGTCGGTGATGGGCTTGCCCAGCGGGGTTTCGGCGATGCGCCTGGGCATCATGAAGGCCGCGGTGCCGGTGGGCTTGGACAGCGCGCGCAGCGCCAGGTCGGTGGGCTCCTTCATCACGATGCGGAAGGTGCGCGCATCGACGGTCTCGATCCTGTCGGTGAACTTCAGCAGCGTGCGGCCCATGCCGTCGCCCGAGGCCCAGCGTCGGATCGACGCGACGCAGTCGTCGGCCGTGACCGGTTGGCCGTCATGCCACTTCAGGCCGGCGCGCAGCGTCATGGTGTAGGTCTTGCCGTCGGGCGAGGCCTCCCACTTCTCGAGCATCTGCGGCTGGATCCTGTTGTCGGCGTCCGTGGCCAGCAGCGTGTCGTAGATCATGTAGCCGTGCCACGTCGTGATGTAGGCCGTGGTGGCGTGCGGATCGGTCAGGCGCAGCGGCGAGTTCATCACCGCCTTGATGACGGTCTCGGCCTGGGCCGCGCCCGCGGCCGCGGTAGACAGCAGCACGGCGCCGGCCAGCGCGAGGGTCCGGAAAGACTTCAGCATGGATATCCCCATTGAGGGCCGCGGCGCCCGGCGCATCCGCGGGGACGGCGCCGGCCGCGCGCGCGCGGATCGGGTGGGGGCCCGCGCCGACAGCCGGACCGGACCACTTCAGGCGCCATTCTGATGCGGTGTCGCGGCGCTGTCCATTGCCTGAGCCCCGTTTGAACGGCTGGCGCGGCCCTGGCGGGTACGGGTATACCCGTAGACGTGGCGGCCGGCGCTGAGGCTCCGGTCGCGCTACCTGGCCACCGGCATCGTGAATTCCGCGCCCTTGGCGATGCTGTCGGGCCAGCGCTGCATGACGCTCTTGTAGCGCGTGTAGAAGCGTACGCCTTCCTCGCCATAGGCGTGGTGGTCGCCGAACAGCGAGCGCTTCCAGCCGCCGAACGAATGCCAGGCCATGGGCACGGGAATGGGCACGTTGATGCCCACCATTCCCACCTTGGCCTGCCGCGCGAAGGCGCGGGCGATGCCGCCGTCCGACGTATAGCAGGACACGCCGTTGGCGAATTCGTGGGCGTTGACGAGTTCGACCGCGCTTGCGAAGTCCGGCACGCGCACGATGCACAGCACCGGCCCGAAGATCTCTTCGCGGTAGACGTTCATCCGGGGCGTCACGTGGTCGAACAACGTGCCGCCCAGGAAGAAGCCGCGTTCGTGGCCCGGCACGCGCACGCCGCGGCCGTCCACCACCAGCGCGGCGCCCGCGGCCTCGCCGTCCTCGATGTAGCCCATCACCCGCGCGCGGTGCTGCGCCGTGATCAGCGGGCCCATCTCGGAGTCGCGCTCCATGCCGTTCTTCACCACCAGGGCGCGCACCCGCGGCGCCAGGCGCTCCACCAGCCTGTCGCCCACGTCGCCCACCGCCACGGCGACCGAGACCGCCATGCAGCGCTCGCCGGCCGAGCCGTAGGCCGCGCCCATCAGCGCGTCGACTGCCTGGTCGAGATCCGCGTCGGGCATCACCACCAGGTGATTCTTGGCGCCGCCCAGGGCCTGCACGCGCTTGCCGCGCCGCGTGCCGTCGGCATAGACGGACTCGGCCACGGGCGTCGAGCCCACGAAAGAAACCGCCTGCACATCGCGATGCGCCACCAGCGCGTCAACTGCCTGCTTGTCGCCATGGATCACGTTGAAGACCCCCGGAGGCAGGCCCGCCTGATGCAGCAATTCCGCCAGGCGCAGCGAGGCCGAGGGAGCGCGCTCGGACGGCTTGAGCACGAAGGTGTTGCCGCAGGCGAGCGCCAGCGGAAACATCCAGCACGGCACCATCATCGGAAAGTTGAAGGGCGTGATGCCCGCCACCACGCCCAGCGGCTGGCGCATGCTCCAGTTGTCGATGCCGCCGCCCACCTGATCGCTGTACTGCCCCTTCAGCAACTGCGGAATGCCGCAAGCGAATTCCGCCACCTCGATGCCGCGGGCCACTTCGCCCTTGGCGTCGGCGTACACCTTGCCGTGTTCGCGTGTGATCAGCTCGGCCAGCTCGTCCTGGTGCCGGTCGAGCAGGGCCTTGAAGTTGAACAGTACGCGCGCGCGCCGGATGGCGGGCGTTTCCGCCCAGGCCGGAAAGGCCTCGCGCGCCGCGGCCACGGCCGCGTCGACCTCGGCGGACGACGCCAACGGCACCGACCGCGTGACCTCGCCGGTCGCGGGATCGAAGCCCTCGGTGTAGCGCTGGCTGCGCCCGTCGTGGGCGCAGCCATTGATGAAATGGCTGAGTTGCTTCATGAACTGGGTGGAACCTGAGGGTTGCAGGCCAGGCGGCCCATCAGGCGACCTCTTTCAGCACCTTGCCGATGCGTTCGAAGATTTCGCCGATCTGCGCCTCGTCGATGATCAACGGCGGCGACACCGCGAGGATATCGCCGGTATATCTCACCAGCAGCCCCTGGTCGAAACATTTCTGGAAGGCCTCGGCGGCGCGGGCCCCGGGGGCGCCCGCGCGCGGGGCCAGCTCGATGCCCGCCACCAGGCCCAGGTTGCGCACGTCGATCACATTGGGCGCGCCTTTCAACGCGTGCGCGGCGGCCTCGAAGGCGGGCGCCAGCGTGCGCGAGCGCTCGAACAGCCCTTCGCGCCGGTAGATGTCCAGCGTGGCCAGGATGGCGGCCGTGGCCAGCGGATGCGCGGAATAGGTGTAGCCGTGGAAGAACTCGATGCCGCCCTGCACGCCGTTGACGATGGCGTCGTGCACCTCGCGGCGCACGGCCACCGCGCCGGCCGGCACGGCGGCGTTGCTCACGCCCTTGGCCATGGTGATCAGGTCGGGCGTGACGCCGAAGAATTCGCTGGCGGTGGCCGCGCCCAGGCGGCCGTAGGCGGTGATGACCTCGTCGAAGATCAGCAGGATGCCGTGCCTGGACGTGATCTCGCGCAGCTTTTCCAGGTAGCCCTTGGGCGGCACCAGCACACCCGTCGAGCCTGCCATGGGCTCGACGATGACCGCGGCGATGGTCGAGGCATCGTGCAGGGCCACCAGCCGCTCGAGCTCGTCGGCCAGGTGCGCGCCCCAGGCCGGCTGGCCCTTGGACCAGGCGTTCTGTTCCAGGTTGTGGGTGTGCGGCAGATGGTCCACCGACGGCAGCAGCGCGCCCGAGAAGGTCTTGCGGTTGGGCGAGATGCCGCCCACCGAGATGCCGCCGAAGCCCACGCCGTGATAGCCGCGCTCGCGGCCGATCAGGCGGGTGCGCTGCCCCTCGCCGCGGGCACGGTGGTAGGCCAGCGCGATCTTCAGCGCGGTGTCGACCGATTCGGATCCCGAGTTGGTGAAGAAGATGCGGTCCAGGCCCTGCGGCATCAGGCCGGCCACCTCGCTGGCGGCCTCGAAGGCCTGCGGGTGCGCCAGCTGGAAGCCGGGCGCGTAATCCAGCGAGGCCGCCTGGCGCGCGATGGCCTGCACGATCTCGGCGCGGGCATGCCCAGCGTTCACGCACCACAGGCCCGCCGTGCCGTCGAGAATGCGGCGGCCGTCGGCCGAGGTGTAGTACATGCCTTCCGCCGAGGCCAGCAGGCGCGGCTGCGCCTTGAACTGCCGGTTGGCGGTGAAGGGCATCCACAGGTGGGACATATCGAGCAGGCCGGCGGCGGGGGCGTTCATGGCGGACTCCGTGGGGAGGGGGCGGCCGGGCGTCGCATGCGGGCGGCCGGCCGGGGTTGGGAATCGTTCGATTCTGAGCCCGGCCGCGCGGGTTGGAAATATACAATCGCGCTTAATGCCGCCAACCGTACAGTCGATGTGCG
Protein-coding regions in this window:
- a CDS encoding DUF945 family protein — protein: MKKGVAIIAGVVVVAAGAWLGGTWYTGKRLESEEAAQIQELNAKLAEAVPGYQAKLQRVSYDRGFFTTRARYGLTMQAPQAAPGEDPIVLKPGMVEIDTLIQHGPFPGGALARGDLLPRAAFVHAELVQTEALKPLFAATQGKAPLWSDSVVHYNGDSTGTGGLAAARVEHQGTTLVFGGAAMEGEYRRAEEGIKGTMRIDSLSIENPTDEELNKIAINGVDMHVDTRLGKFGVSVGDTSMKVKRLDIQGPADQVSAALDDLAYTLKIGENDTTINGEAVYSVGKLSVGSTDMGNGQITIKLANLEGNATRKLARTYTDLVNAMMAQSTGGETDDAAAAELMKRSVSDVRDLLVAGPTLTVDPVLWKTDKGESRLTYTLALQPPKDADAPVQELVRQAIKSMQAHVVVSKPMAQDLLARVLVATQGVAPDEAATRAADEIQTSTGMAEMMGIVRSDGDNMRIDLVYDGAKATLNGQEIPVDSLLSSIAGPEGMDGDDADLGMPESASGESGGADSSTLHMLTNDTIGDLITAAGYEYEARTDEYGEPEMEVKPADSGATGINVFFTSCDVDDGCENAMLRAVYEPIKPEPLKLINDWNRGNRWARAYIDEDNRPTLEMDINAYGGIGRDGVEAFVQTFFDTVPQFAETLNTARKSK
- a CDS encoding ABC transporter permease, translated to MPLRDTVSPMPLAAGPSAAGAWARVHRELRGAPAMLAVVVLASMIVMALAAPWLGTVDPTAIAPGSRLKPPFGDFLLGTDAFGRDLWSRVAYGARVSLVAGLGASLASVAAGLVLGLLAGWFHWLDGLIMRTMDALMAIPGILLAIALVSVSGASLTTVMVAITLPEIPRVVRLVRGQILSVRTEPYVEAALALGTPLPLLAWRHLLPATLAPLTVQATYVFASAMLTEAILSFLGAGIPPEIPSWGNIMSEGRVFFRILPGLILFPGLFLSLTVLSVNILGDALRDALDPRTERRT
- a CDS encoding ABC transporter permease, which produces MLSFILRRLLATVPVLAMVAVLVFAILRLSPGDPAIVMAGDAATPERVAQIRQAMGLDRPLFQQFFIWGGGLLRGDVGTSLMSGVPVAQLIARRLEPTLSLGALTLAFTLAVAIPLGVLAAWRQGRLLDRAVMGFSVLGFSVPVFVTGYALIWLFAIELDWFNVQGYAPMSGGLRSWLHRLVLPALALSTVYVALIARITRTSVIEVMGEDFIRTARAKGRGETGVLLGHALRNAAVPIATVVGLGIAMLISGVVVTESVFNIPGLGRLVVEAVLARDYPVIQGLTLFFAAVYVLVNLAVDCAYAAFDPRIRY
- a CDS encoding M81 family metallopeptidase, which produces MRWLLAMIKHETNTFSPVSTPLSRFFRGNPEILSGERAIRAYEGTDSGLGGYIEVARREGAEIVVPVAAESWPSAPTDRATYETLCGLMLDEARKGGFDAILLDLHGAMVAEGVEDAEGTLLARLREIDPSTPVGVTLDMHANVYDEMVRHATVITGFHTYPHVDIRESGVRAADAIVRTLRGEIRPVMAWGNKPMLPHIMCQGTHADPNKSLQERCRTLEAQGIIAASVFTGFPHADIREAGLSAVVCTDANLREAQQCRDELLDAAWRHRDQWVFHPEPLEPAIARAKSLTQGPVILLDHYDNTGSGGTMDTTTVLAEILRQELEDVAFYAICDPQAAQQAAQAGVGHTVTLPLGGKVPMPALREHSAPLTVTGRVKLVFDGVYLNRGPMYRGVRNDTGLTVVLDTGRVEIVIVSRHQEPFDVNCLLSADIDPTQKRYVALKSRVHWRAGFEDMATEVIPCTGLGVTTSDYGQLRFQHVRRPIYPLDDM
- a CDS encoding ABC transporter ATP-binding protein, producing the protein MSPGNGTHADTQPGKAERSPVLSLRDLTVQVSATGERVVRGIGLDVHAGETVCVVGESGSGKSVTALAVMGLLPQGALRASGGSASLDGEDVLAANARRLRELRATRMAMVFQEPMTALNPVHRVGRQVDEVLRLHRRMPRAERRARVLEMFRSVHLSDAQRIYDAYPHQLSGGQRQRIVIAMALILEPALLIADEPTTALDVTTQRQILALIGELQRRHGTAVLFITHDFGVVAEIADRIAVMNRGELIETGTRDDILARPRHHYTRRLVSSVPSLVPAQRPAPQGDPVLQVRGLGRNYAERRLPWRGARVVAAATDVDLTLRRGEILGLVGESGSGKSTVARCIVRLIEPTSGAMLMTGTDIAGLSGSALRPLRRRVQIVFQDPYRSLNPRRIVGESLIEGLLNFGVPRGQAQARAIEMLGVVGMGPDALRRYPHQFSGGQRQRLCIARALVMEPEVLVADEAVSALDVSVQAQVLDLLQAVRQRTGIAVLFITHDLRVAAQICDSIAVMLRGRVVEAGPAGTVLTRPRHEYTRALLEAAPGRGWDFRNFRPLPRAG